The following DNA comes from Rhodanobacteraceae bacterium.
GTTTCCGGAGCTGCTGGCTTGCTTGCAAGATGGCGTCATTGCGAGCGTAGCGAAGCAATCCAGGGATGTGCGGCGCTACCCTGGATTGCTTCGTCGCTGCGCTCCTCGCAATGACGCGGATGAAGTACGATTCTGCCGTGCCCCGTGCCCCGTGCCCCGTTTCTAAAACCCGTAGCGCAAGAACCCGCCATCCACGGCGATGCACTCGCCCGTGATGTAGCTGGCGGCGGGCAGGCATAGAAAGGCCACGGCGGCGGCCACTTCCTCGGGTTCGCCGATGCGGCCCATGGGGGTGCGTTCCAGCACTTCCTCGGCGTAGTCCGGGTCGGCGAGTGCGACTTCCGAGCGTTGGGTGCGGATGTACCAGGGCGCCACCGAATTGACGCGGATTCCGTCCTGGGCCCACTCGCAGGCCAGATTCCGGGTCAGCTGGGCAATCGCGGCCTTGGTCATGCCGTAGGGCGAGCCGGTGCGCACATGGGTGAGGCCAGACACCGAGCCGATGTTGACGATCGCGGTGGCGGCGTGGCGCACCAGCAGCGGATGCGCGAGGCGGGCCATGCCGAAGGCCGAGAGCACATTGTTTTCGAACAACGCCATGACCTCGTCTTCCCCGTAGGCCAGTGTCGGCCGCGGTTGGTTGCCGCCGACATTGTTGATCAACAGGTGCAGATCGGCGCCGATGTCGGCGATCCAGTCGTAGACCTCGAGGCGCTGCTCATGGTCGGACAGATCGGCGGCAAAGGCGCGTACCTCGCGATCGGGGTATTCGTCCTCGAGTTCGGCGCGGATGGCCTCCAGATGATCGGGATCGCGCGCCACCAGCAGTGCATCGGCACCCAGGCCCAGCAGTTCACGGGCGCAGGCGAGGCCAATGCCGCGGCTGGCGCCGGTGATCAGTGCCGTCTGTCCGAGGAGTCGCCAGCGCAGTGTAGTCATCGATCCGGGGTCCCTTGATACGGTCGAGGTCGAAGATTAGCAATCCGGACGGGAATCGGGGGCCAAGCGCGCTGCGCTGTGGAAGAATCAGGGTTTGATCGCTGTCTGGCCCCGCTCATGCGCCCGTTAACGCTCGTTGTCCTGCTCAGCCTGTTGCTTCCCGCCTGCAGTGTTGCCGATCTGAGCGGATGTCCCGAGAAGGACCCGGGCCTGGTCGGCCAGGAAGACGGTCTGGCCGGCCGCGCGGCCACGCTGCCGCGTCCGGATTGCATGCTCGACATCTCTGACCTGCATCGCTACGAAGATGGTCGCAACGAGGGCCTGCGACGCTATTGCACGGCCCAACGGGGATATCAGCTGGGGCTGGAAGGCAAGGCGATCAACACCGAGGTCTGCAGTGGTGACTTCGTCAAGGAACTGGCCCGTGGCCACGCCGTCGGCGACAGCCTGCGCCAGCACTTGAGCCAACGCGATCAGCTGCTGTCGCAGGCCCAGGACATCGAACGCATCGCCGCCGGCCAGGCCGAAGACTCACCGCAGCGCCAGACGCTGCTGCAACAGGCCGCCGATGCCCGCTTCCAGGCCCGCCAGCACGACAACGAAGTCGAGGCCCTGCGCGGTGTCGTGGCGGTGGAGAAGTGGCGCTAGCTGAAAATGCGTTGCTTGGAGTAGGTTGGGCAAAGGCCGCAGGCCGTGCCCAACGATAAGGCAAGCCGCTGTTGGGCACGGCTCCGCCTTTGCCCAACCTACACCTCTGGCCTGCTGCTTCCAGAAGCAGGCCGCAAAGGTCGCGAAGGAAAAGCAGGTCGATCAGGACGGGTCATGTGCCGAGGTGGCGCGGCTCCGACGCGCGCCATCTCTGGTCATGCGAAAGAGCGCATCGCGTCGGCGGCCGCGGCGGGGCTGCGAGGCGCATTCGGACAGGTCTCAGACACCATGCCCAGGCGAGCCCTTGCTACTCATGCTCTTCTTGGCGTCCTTTCTGCTTTTCCTTCGCGTCCATCGCTCTTATCGTGGATAGCCGCCAGGTCCAGGGTCGACGGAGCTACGCCTCCAGTTCCTGCCAGCGGCCATAGGCCACTTCGAGTTCGCGCTGGCGCTCGGCCAAGGCCTGCTGGTCGGCAACGATGACCGCGCCGTCACGTTGGAAGAAGCCGGGTTCGGTCATGGCTGCGGTGCGTTGGGCAATCTCGGTTTCCAGCGCCTCGATCCGTGCCGGCAGCTGTTCCAGCTCACGCTGTTCCTTGTAGCTGAGCTTGCGTCGGGGGCTGGCCGGTGTCGTCGGTGCGGTCGTGACCACCGGCGCGGCGGCCTTTTCCACGGCAGCCACGCGGGCGCGCTCGACGGCCTGGCTGCGCTGCTGTTCCCAGTCGCTGTAGCCGCCGACGAAGTCGCCGATGCGGCCATCGCCCTCCAGCACCAGAGTGCTGGTGACCACCGCATCGAGGAAGGCACGGTCATGACTGACCAGCAGCACGGTGCCGGTGTAGGCCGCCAGCTGTTCTTCCAGCAGTTCCAGGGTTTCGATGTCGAGATCGTTGGTGGGTTCATCCAGGATCATCAGGTTGGATGGCCGGGCGAACAGCCGCGCCAGCAGCAATCGATTGCGCTCGCCACCGGACAATCGCGTGATCGGTGCCCGGGCGCGCTCGGGGCTGAACAGGAAGTCCTGCAGATAGCCCAGCACATGGGTGCGACGGCCACCGATGTCGATGAATTCCTGGCCTTCGGCGACATTGTCGAGCGCGTTCCAGTCTTCCCGCAGCGTGGCTCGGTACTGGTCGAAATACGCCACCTGCAATTGGGTGCCGACGATGATCTCGCCCTGGTCCGGCGTCAGTTCACCCAGCAACAGCCGGATCAGCGTGGTCTTGCCGATGCCGTTGGGGCCGACGATGCCGACGCGGTCGCCGCGCAGGATGGTGGTCGAGAAATCGCGCACCAGCGTGCGACCGCCGATCGCATAGCTGACATCCACGGCGCGCAGCACGCGTTTGCCCGAGGAGCTGGCTTCGGCCACTTCGAGCTTGGCCAGGCCCTGCTGCTCGCGCCGTGCCGCGCGCTCGCGGCGCATGGCTTTCAGCGCCGTGACTCGGCCTTCATTGCGCGTGCGGCGGGCCTTGATGCCCTGGCGGATCCAGACTTCTTCCTGGGCCAGCTTCTTGTCAAACAACGCGTTCTCCATCGCCTCGGCATGGGCGCGCTCTTCCTTGCGACGCAGATAGTTCTGATAGTCGCCGGGCCAGCTGCTGATGCGGCCGCGGTCGATCTCGACGATGCGTGTGGCCAGCGCCTGCAGAAAGGCGCGGTCATGGGTGACGAAGATGATGGCCCCGGAAAACTCGCGCAGGAAATTCTCCAGCCAGGCGATGGCTTCGATATCCAGATGGTTGGTGGGCTCATCCAGCAGCAGCACGTCCGGGCTCAGCAGCAGTGCCTGCGCCAGCAGTACGCGGCGCTTCATGCCGCCCGACAGCGCCGCGAAATCGGTGTCCTCCGGCAGGCCCAGACGCTCCACCGCCTGCGTGGCCCGCGCTTCCAGGGTCCAGCCCTGGGCGGCGTCGATGGCCTCGTGCAGTTCCGACAGCCGTTCGGTATCGACCTCGGGCGCATGGCTGACGTGATGGTATTCGGCCAGCAGCCGCCCGGTGTCGCCGCCGCCGAGCGCAATCACGTCGAACACGGTGCCGGCCAGATCCCGCGGCACCTCCTGCGGCATACGGGCGATACGCAAGCCCTCGCTGCGGGCAATGCGACCGTCGTCGGGGGCGATCTCGCCGGCAATCAGCTTCAGCAGCGTGGACTTGCCCTCGCCATTGCGCCCGACCACGCAGACCCGCTCGCCCGGGTCGATGGCCAGCGTGGCGTCCTTGATCAGCAGCGGACCACCGACCGAATAGTCGATGTTGTTCAGGGTGAGGAGGGGCATGGCTCTATGGGTCAAACGTAAAACGTAAAACGTCAATCAGGGCCGCTCTGATTGACGTTTTACGTTTGACGTTTTACTACTCCAACAGCATCTTCGGCGCCTGCTCGATATTGCTGGACAAGCCGGTCAATGCGTTGAGATCGCGGATGGCGTGTTCGGCGTGGGTCATGGTGTCGGCGACCACATCGACCTGGGTGCTGATGAAATCGGGGTTCTGATTGTTGACCGTCATTTCGCTCAGGGCCAGGATCTTGGCTTCGATGCGTTCGAGTTCGAGATCGACGAACTGATTGTTGGCCTCGGCCGACTTCAGATTGTCCAGGCGCATGGTGGTCGTGGCGATGGCATCGGTCAGCGAGCGCGCCAGGCGTTCGTCGGCGCTGTCCGACAAGGCCGCGCGACGCTGTTCTAGATCCTTGAGCTGCGCTTCCAGGGCGCTGCGATCAGTTTGATCCAGGAATCGCCACAATCCTTGCTGGGCATACAGCAGGCGCAGAAATACCCACAGCAGCTTGTCCAGACCGCCGCCGCGAAGTTCATCGGCCTCGGGCGCTTCCGGGGCGCCGGCGGCCACGCCGCGAGCGATGCGACGCAGGCGCAGGCAACGGTCGCGCAGATCGCGGAAGCGCGCCGCGGGCCCCGGTGCCAGTTCGCTGAGCATGCGTGTCAGCAGTGATTGCGGGTCTTCATCGCGCTGCTCCCACTGTGGATCACGGCCGAGCATGCGGGCATCGATGGCGCGCCGGAACTTGGGCATGGACACCAGACCGGTGAGATACAGCAACTCGCCCGCCGCCAGCAGCGGCAGTATCGCGCCCGGTACCGGGCTGAGCACCGCA
Coding sequences within:
- a CDS encoding SDR family oxidoreductase; translated protein: MTTLRWRLLGQTALITGASRGIGLACARELLGLGADALLVARDPDHLEAIRAELEDEYPDREVRAFAADLSDHEQRLEVYDWIADIGADLHLLINNVGGNQPRPTLAYGEDEVMALFENNVLSAFGMARLAHPLLVRHAATAIVNIGSVSGLTHVRTGSPYGMTKAAIAQLTRNLACEWAQDGIRVNSVAPWYIRTQRSEVALADPDYAEEVLERTPMGRIGEPEEVAAAVAFLCLPAASYITGECIAVDGGFLRYGF
- a CDS encoding DUF2799 domain-containing protein yields the protein MRPLTLVVLLSLLLPACSVADLSGCPEKDPGLVGQEDGLAGRAATLPRPDCMLDISDLHRYEDGRNEGLRRYCTAQRGYQLGLEGKAINTEVCSGDFVKELARGHAVGDSLRQHLSQRDQLLSQAQDIERIAAGQAEDSPQRQTLLQQAADARFQARQHDNEVEALRGVVAVEKWR
- a CDS encoding ATP-binding cassette domain-containing protein; this translates as MPLLTLNNIDYSVGGPLLIKDATLAIDPGERVCVVGRNGEGKSTLLKLIAGEIAPDDGRIARSEGLRIARMPQEVPRDLAGTVFDVIALGGGDTGRLLAEYHHVSHAPEVDTERLSELHEAIDAAQGWTLEARATQAVERLGLPEDTDFAALSGGMKRRVLLAQALLLSPDVLLLDEPTNHLDIEAIAWLENFLREFSGAIIFVTHDRAFLQALATRIVEIDRGRISSWPGDYQNYLRRKEERAHAEAMENALFDKKLAQEEVWIRQGIKARRTRNEGRVTALKAMRRERAARREQQGLAKLEVAEASSSGKRVLRAVDVSYAIGGRTLVRDFSTTILRGDRVGIVGPNGIGKTTLIRLLLGELTPDQGEIIVGTQLQVAYFDQYRATLREDWNALDNVAEGQEFIDIGGRRTHVLGYLQDFLFSPERARAPITRLSGGERNRLLLARLFARPSNLMILDEPTNDLDIETLELLEEQLAAYTGTVLLVSHDRAFLDAVVTSTLVLEGDGRIGDFVGGYSDWEQQRSQAVERARVAAVEKAAAPVVTTAPTTPASPRRKLSYKEQRELEQLPARIEALETEIAQRTAAMTEPGFFQRDGAVIVADQQALAERQRELEVAYGRWQELEA